One part of the Desulfovibrio sp. genome encodes these proteins:
- a CDS encoding phosphoribosylformylglycinamidine synthase subunit PurQ: MGTVNTLVITGYGTNSHMETAHTARLAGADKADVVHFSDLVAAKVRLADYHFLIFPGGFLDGDDLGAAQAAAMRWRYLKDDAGAALLQSLREFLDEGKLILGICNGFQLLVKLGVLPALGGQRFERQVSLGNNDSARFEDRWVHLLPNASSPCVFTKNLPLLSMPVRHGEGKLVARDEDTLRRLEAENLIALQYADPSTGKPTLEYPLNPNGSTLAIAGLTDPTGRVLGLMPHPEAFHHVTNHPGWTRGELDAPGTLIFVNAVRYLRGQ, from the coding sequence ATGGGTACGGTCAACACATTGGTCATCACCGGCTACGGCACAAACTCTCACATGGAAACCGCCCACACGGCCCGTCTGGCTGGTGCCGACAAGGCTGACGTGGTGCATTTTTCCGATCTGGTGGCGGCCAAGGTTCGTCTTGCCGACTATCACTTTCTGATTTTTCCCGGCGGGTTTCTGGATGGCGACGATCTCGGCGCGGCCCAGGCTGCGGCCATGCGCTGGCGTTACCTTAAAGATGACGCGGGCGCGGCCCTGTTGCAGAGCTTGCGCGAGTTTTTGGATGAGGGCAAGCTGATTCTGGGCATCTGCAACGGTTTTCAGCTGCTCGTAAAGCTGGGCGTGCTGCCCGCCCTTGGCGGCCAGCGCTTTGAACGCCAGGTTTCGCTGGGCAACAACGATTCCGCCCGGTTTGAAGACCGCTGGGTGCACCTGTTGCCCAACGCTTCCAGCCCTTGCGTGTTCACCAAAAACCTGCCCCTGCTTTCCATGCCCGTGCGCCATGGCGAAGGCAAGCTGGTTGCCCGCGACGAAGACACCCTGCGCCGCCTTGAGGCTGAAAACCTCATTGCCCTGCAGTATGCTGATCCGTCCACTGGCAAGCCCACGCTGGAATATCCGCTGAACCCCAACGGCTCCACCCTTGCCATTGCTGGCCTCACCGACCCCACGGGCCGGGTGCTTGGCCTTATGCCCCACCCGGAAGCCTTTCACCACGTTACCAACCACCCCGGCTGGACACGCGGCGAACTGGATGCACCGGGCACGCTTATTTTTGTTAATGCCGTGCGCTACCTGCGCGGGCAATAA
- a CDS encoding Nif3-like dinuclear metal center hexameric protein has product MQPIEIIKAIEETAPLAAAAAWDVSGLQVAAHRQNVTKLAVCLDPTPASVGAALEQGAQFVLSHHPLLLKAVLPIRLDDYHAVLRLLFQADVPLYAAHTSLDVNAYGPAGWLARTLELGNLTVLEPVTPATGDTLPLGFGLAGDLPQPMTVRQIAGIIASNAPLSTATVSGPEPQTVTRVGYCTGSGSSLLDAAQAAGAQLFITGDVKYHTALAAEICLLDVGHHSLEEEMMLRMSRLLQQRLHDVEVFFVPSASPFRTVALS; this is encoded by the coding sequence ATGCAACCTATTGAAATTATTAAGGCGATAGAAGAAACCGCGCCTCTGGCCGCCGCTGCCGCGTGGGATGTTTCGGGCCTGCAGGTAGCTGCGCACAGGCAAAATGTTACAAAACTTGCCGTGTGCCTCGACCCAACGCCAGCCTCTGTTGGGGCTGCGCTGGAACAGGGCGCGCAGTTTGTTTTGAGCCATCACCCGTTGCTGCTCAAGGCCGTGCTGCCCATCCGGCTTGACGATTATCACGCGGTGCTGCGCCTGCTGTTTCAGGCCGATGTGCCGCTATACGCAGCGCACACCTCGCTTGACGTCAACGCCTACGGCCCAGCGGGCTGGCTGGCGCGCACGCTTGAGCTGGGCAACCTTACTGTTCTGGAGCCGGTGACCCCGGCAACGGGCGATACGCTGCCGCTGGGCTTTGGCCTTGCGGGCGACCTGCCGCAACCCATGACCGTGCGGCAGATTGCGGGCATCATTGCCAGCAACGCCCCCCTTTCCACAGCCACGGTGAGCGGCCCCGAGCCGCAGACCGTTACGCGCGTGGGCTACTGCACGGGTTCGGGTTCATCGCTGCTTGATGCGGCGCAGGCTGCCGGAGCGCAGCTTTTCATAACCGGCGATGTCAAATACCACACGGCCCTTGCTGCAGAAATCTGCCTTCTGGATGTGGGGCACCACAGTCTTGAAGAAGAAATGATGCTACGCATGAGCCGGTTGCTGCAACAGCGACTGCACGACGTGGAAGTGTTCTTTGTGCCTTCTGCCTCTCCGTTCCGCACTGTTGCCCTATCATGA
- a CDS encoding C4-type zinc ribbon domain-containing protein → MSNAVYFDQIKQLVELQKVDDAIHAVKQDLSRAPSELDSLEQRFAAIETQRNYILEKLSHLQDQQKRLSLEIDDDSARIKKSKNKLMQVGNQREYHAMMREMDSMEKVNRSREEEKMTLLEELQYQNDALAEIDLTYTAIKAELEVKRDGLEEKLQKGNAALEVLNEKRDAASKNIPQPVFMRYEFIRRRLEHPVIVGVKEGICSGCHISVPPQSFIELQRGQQILSCPNCQRLIFWCEHFSMEEAAPAPQKPVTLVD, encoded by the coding sequence ATGAGCAATGCCGTATATTTTGACCAGATCAAGCAGCTGGTCGAGCTGCAAAAGGTCGATGATGCCATTCACGCCGTCAAGCAGGACCTGAGCCGCGCTCCCAGCGAACTTGATTCGCTTGAACAGCGTTTTGCCGCCATTGAAACCCAGCGCAACTATATTCTCGAGAAGCTCTCGCACCTGCAGGACCAGCAGAAGCGCCTTTCGCTCGAAATCGACGACGATTCCGCGCGCATCAAAAAGAGCAAGAACAAGCTCATGCAGGTGGGCAACCAGCGCGAATACCACGCCATGATGCGCGAAATGGACAGTATGGAAAAAGTCAACCGCTCGCGTGAAGAAGAAAAAATGACTCTTCTCGAAGAGCTGCAATACCAGAACGACGCTCTGGCTGAGATCGACCTGACCTACACCGCCATCAAGGCCGAGCTTGAAGTCAAGCGCGACGGCCTTGAAGAAAAGCTGCAAAAGGGCAACGCCGCCCTTGAAGTACTGAACGAAAAGCGCGACGCAGCCAGCAAGAATATTCCCCAGCCCGTGTTCATGCGCTACGAATTCATCCGCAGGCGTCTTGAGCACCCCGTCATCGTTGGCGTCAAGGAAGGCATCTGCTCTGGCTGCCACATTTCCGTGCCGCCGCAGTCCTTTATCGAGCTGCAGCGTGGCCAGCAGATTCTGAGCTGCCCCAACTGCCAGCGCCTTATCTTCTGGTGCGAGCACTTCTCTATGGAAGAAGCCGCTCCCGCGCCCCAGAAGCCGGTGACCCTCGTCGATTAA
- the ispD gene encoding 2-C-methyl-D-erythritol 4-phosphate cytidylyltransferase, with product MAESSGISPQAAKPWALVLAAGQGNRMAASTGGTAKQFLPWRGVPLFWHTARAMSRSACVAGIVFVFPASQIEEASELLADLQKHDDLGLPWVIACGGALRQDSVRLGLAALPVRPTSVLVHDAARPFLSPALVRSVCHELAQGAAGVIPAISVTDTIKTVANGRVTATLPRDGLAAVQTPQGFQLQTLLDAHAHALEAGLAVTDDASLLEALGFEVRVIQGEAANVKITRPEDLDLLRDEAPLPSIRTGMGYDVHRYGQGRPMRLGGVSIPNAPEILAHSDGDVLLHALSDALLGCACLGDIGQHFSDKDARFEGISSAILLHQVLDMVREAGCTPCHVDMTIVAQVPKLAPYREEIRKNVARLMGLPASSVNLKATTEEHLGFTGRSEGIKAYAVVTARGR from the coding sequence ATGGCAGAAAGTTCCGGCATTTCGCCCCAAGCGGCAAAACCCTGGGCGCTCGTTCTGGCCGCTGGGCAGGGCAACCGTATGGCAGCATCTACCGGCGGCACGGCCAAACAGTTTTTGCCATGGCGCGGTGTGCCTCTTTTCTGGCATACAGCCCGTGCCATGAGCCGCAGCGCATGTGTTGCCGGCATCGTTTTTGTTTTTCCCGCCAGCCAGATTGAAGAGGCCAGCGAACTGCTGGCCGACCTGCAAAAGCACGACGATCTCGGCCTGCCCTGGGTTATTGCCTGTGGCGGTGCCCTGCGCCAGGATTCCGTGCGCCTTGGGCTCGCGGCCCTACCCGTGCGCCCCACAAGCGTGCTTGTGCACGATGCAGCCCGTCCTTTTCTTTCCCCTGCGCTGGTACGCAGTGTGTGCCATGAGCTAGCTCAGGGCGCGGCTGGCGTCATACCCGCAATTTCCGTCACAGACACCATCAAGACTGTTGCAAATGGCCGCGTCACCGCCACCCTTCCACGTGACGGGCTTGCTGCGGTGCAGACCCCGCAGGGCTTTCAGCTCCAGACCCTGCTGGACGCCCACGCCCACGCGCTTGAGGCCGGGCTTGCCGTGACCGACGATGCCTCCCTGCTTGAGGCTCTGGGTTTTGAGGTGCGCGTCATACAAGGCGAGGCCGCCAACGTGAAAATTACCCGTCCTGAAGATCTCGATCTGCTGCGTGACGAAGCGCCGCTTCCTTCCATACGCACCGGCATGGGCTATGATGTGCACCGCTACGGCCAGGGCCGCCCCATGCGCCTTGGCGGCGTGAGCATTCCCAACGCGCCGGAAATTCTGGCCCATTCGGACGGCGACGTGCTGCTGCACGCCCTTTCCGACGCTCTGCTGGGCTGCGCATGCCTTGGCGATATCGGTCAGCATTTTTCAGATAAAGACGCACGTTTTGAGGGCATATCTTCCGCCATTCTGCTGCACCAGGTTCTGGACATGGTGCGCGAGGCGGGTTGCACGCCCTGTCATGTGGACATGACCATTGTGGCGCAGGTTCCCAAGCTGGCGCCCTACCGCGAAGAAATCAGAAAGAACGTCGCTCGGCTCATGGGGTTGCCCGCATCAAGCGTGAATCTCAAGGCTACCACAGAGGAACACCTGGGCTTCACAGGCCGTTCCGAAGGCATCAAGGCATACGCAGTTGTGACCGCGCGGGGGCGCTGA
- a CDS encoding long-chain fatty acid--CoA ligase, which produces MNTELSRPWFAHYDSFVPRTSEVWNKPLYALLDEAADKYPNRLAVIFQNTRITYKQLREQAERFAGALRRIGVKTGHRVALMMPNMPQTVVAFWGIIKAGGVVVMTNPLYMEKEIMANMQDSGAEHMVLLDLLWPRVSALRDRLPLKNFIVTGAADALSFPLNWLYRLKKSRSVKEPVPYDGKNVHEWKHFFKGAERYSAPIADPLRDPIMLQYTGGTTGLPKGVTLTHSNVGTNCRQVLDIIHVSAEDKHTFISLLPFFHVYGLTTGLIIPIALAATTLPLPRYVPQDVLRLIAKYKPTVFPGAPSVYISLLQQKNLADFDLRSIQICVSGSAPLPREIFRKFQETTGAAILEGYGLTEASPITHCNPLGTQGQRPNSIGMPVPGTDARIVDMEGGSLTLPPGKMGELIVQGPQVMHGYWRRPDESASALRNGWLYTGDLATMDDDGYFYIVDRKKDMVIVGGYNVYPREVDEVLLEHPKVLEAVSVGITDDVRGEILKAFVVRRPGEELTKAEVIAWCRQKLAGYKVPRLVEFRDELPKTIVGKVLRRALREEEEQKMANRKRRRSTDVASAAPAESAAPTATENGDEPVGHA; this is translated from the coding sequence ATGAATACAGAACTCAGCAGACCCTGGTTTGCGCATTACGACTCCTTTGTTCCACGCACTTCCGAGGTGTGGAACAAGCCGCTGTATGCCTTGCTGGATGAGGCCGCAGATAAATATCCCAACCGGCTGGCCGTTATATTTCAGAATACGCGCATTACCTACAAGCAGCTGCGTGAGCAGGCCGAACGCTTTGCGGGCGCGCTGCGCCGCATTGGCGTAAAAACCGGACACCGTGTGGCCCTCATGATGCCCAACATGCCGCAGACAGTGGTGGCATTCTGGGGCATCATCAAGGCCGGGGGCGTGGTGGTCATGACCAACCCCCTGTATATGGAAAAGGAAATCATGGCCAACATGCAGGATTCGGGCGCAGAGCACATGGTGCTGCTCGACCTGCTCTGGCCGCGTGTTTCAGCCCTGCGTGACCGCCTGCCGCTGAAGAATTTTATCGTCACCGGCGCTGCGGATGCGCTTTCCTTCCCGCTCAACTGGCTCTATCGCCTCAAGAAGAGCCGCAGCGTCAAGGAACCCGTACCGTACGACGGCAAGAACGTTCATGAGTGGAAGCACTTTTTCAAGGGCGCGGAACGTTATTCGGCTCCCATTGCCGACCCGTTGCGCGACCCCATCATGCTGCAGTACACGGGCGGCACCACTGGCTTGCCCAAGGGTGTTACCCTCACCCACAGCAACGTGGGCACAAACTGCCGTCAAGTACTCGATATCATTCATGTTAGTGCAGAAGATAAGCACACCTTTATTTCACTGCTGCCCTTCTTTCACGTGTACGGCCTTACCACGGGCCTGATCATTCCCATTGCCCTGGCGGCCACCACCCTGCCCCTGCCACGTTATGTGCCACAGGATGTGCTGCGCCTCATTGCCAAGTACAAGCCCACGGTCTTTCCCGGTGCGCCCTCGGTCTATATTTCGCTCTTGCAGCAAAAGAACCTGGCCGATTTTGACCTGCGCAGCATCCAGATCTGCGTTTCGGGTTCCGCGCCGCTGCCCCGCGAGATTTTCCGCAAGTTTCAGGAAACCACCGGCGCTGCCATTCTTGAAGGCTACGGCCTTACCGAAGCCTCGCCCATTACCCACTGCAACCCGCTGGGCACGCAGGGGCAGCGCCCCAATTCCATCGGCATGCCCGTGCCGGGAACCGACGCGCGCATTGTGGACATGGAAGGCGGCTCTCTTACCCTGCCCCCCGGCAAGATGGGCGAGCTCATCGTTCAGGGCCCGCAGGTCATGCACGGTTACTGGCGCAGGCCCGATGAAAGTGCCAGCGCCCTTCGCAACGGCTGGTTGTACACGGGCGACCTGGCAACCATGGACGATGACGGCTACTTCTATATAGTAGACCGCAAAAAAGACATGGTTATCGTTGGCGGCTACAACGTGTACCCCCGCGAGGTGGACGAAGTGTTGCTGGAACACCCCAAGGTCCTTGAAGCCGTGAGCGTTGGCATCACCGACGATGTGCGCGGCGAGATTCTCAAGGCCTTTGTGGTGCGCCGCCCAGGCGAGGAACTCACCAAGGCCGAGGTGATAGCCTGGTGCCGCCAGAAGCTGGCCGGTTACAAGGTTCCACGTCTGGTGGAGTTTCGCGACGAGCTGCCCAAGACCATTGTTGGCAAAGTACTGCGCCGCGCCCTGCGTGAGGAAGAAGAGCAGAAGATGGCCAACCGCAAACGTCGGCGCTCTACGGATGTCGCCTCCGCAGCTCCTGCCGAATCTGCCGCCCCCACAGCCACCGAAAACGGTGACGAGCCTGTGGGGCATGCCTGA
- the dtd gene encoding D-aminoacyl-tRNA deacylase: protein MRIIAQRVKEASVSVDGRLVAAIDAGIMALVGFGQEDGPDFRSSPSYTAMARKLVGLRIFPGTGENAHKFHASLDEFGGQLLLVPQFTLYADCRKGRRPSFTDAGDPAWAKDLFSDFVQMVDETCAVSVSSGIFGADMDVRLCNWGPVTIILDSANLFSR from the coding sequence ATGCGCATAATCGCGCAAAGAGTTAAAGAAGCATCTGTCAGCGTCGATGGTCGTCTTGTGGCGGCCATCGACGCTGGCATCATGGCGCTCGTGGGTTTTGGACAAGAAGACGGGCCGGATTTTCGATCTTCTCCTTCCTACACGGCCATGGCCCGCAAGCTGGTGGGGTTGCGCATCTTTCCCGGAACGGGAGAAAATGCCCATAAATTTCATGCATCTTTAGATGAATTTGGCGGTCAGCTGCTGCTCGTGCCGCAATTTACCCTCTACGCCGATTGCCGCAAAGGGCGCAGGCCCTCCTTCACCGATGCGGGCGACCCAGCCTGGGCCAAGGACCTGTTTTCGGATTTCGTTCAAATGGTTGACGAAACTTGCGCCGTAAGCGTATCGTCAGGCATCTTCGGAGCCGATATGGATGTGCGCCTTTGCAACTGGGGGCCTGTGACCATTATTCTGGACTCTGCCAACCTGTTTTCCCGTTGA
- a CDS encoding STAS domain-containing protein: MFELKAESHTNVTVLRYSGNLLITDVAEFSKQLEDYLLAPGIREVVLDLSHVEKVDTSGLGVLVSASTKGRGRGRRLVLLMPAPHVAELLRKAEIEGFFPTFESEEELKGYIPDTAE, from the coding sequence ATGTTTGAGCTGAAGGCGGAATCACACACCAATGTCACGGTACTACGCTATTCAGGCAATCTGCTGATAACCGACGTGGCTGAGTTCAGCAAACAGCTCGAAGATTATTTGCTGGCGCCGGGAATCCGCGAGGTGGTTCTCGATCTGAGTCACGTGGAAAAAGTGGACACCTCTGGGCTTGGAGTGCTGGTAAGCGCCAGCACCAAGGGGCGAGGCCGCGGACGCAGGCTGGTACTGCTGATGCCAGCGCCTCATGTGGCAGAACTGTTGCGCAAGGCTGAAATTGAGGGGTTTTTCCCCACATTCGAGAGTGAAGAAGAATTGAAAGGCTATATTCCCGATACTGCTGAGTAA
- a CDS encoding FapA family protein, producing MVQYYLRHYFNPDFDYLNLKPGGDNGSTDVYSLGYVQNVIAGQVLAEILPLEAARQGYDTRFVLDKAVFPMGGNTRVDPRYPNYLLASAKGYVFYLNGKITVKTLLNVRQDVSFQTGNIFFVGDMAVHGSVRAGFSVQGNNVRIMGMVEGGVVRARRDLLVEGGVRGGAGKHSKVDAGDKLMTTFLESVEARARGNMVIEKTCLYSTIYAGSNMVVRDKLYGGIVNAYGSVYVGNQLGNKAALATKVYLGYDPLSIRQLEKIDKIIAQLSQTITHLNAIAGHLPPETNDASRKLQALRLQRRQLINRRDELWSRLAQDESYMQNCRLLCQGTVYPGVEISIGRAFMVVDKIYKCTLFRLVDNEIISEPMQPAQTSTKR from the coding sequence ATGGTGCAATACTATCTGAGGCATTACTTCAATCCCGATTTCGATTATCTCAACCTCAAGCCAGGTGGGGATAACGGATCTACCGACGTGTACAGTCTGGGCTATGTCCAGAATGTTATCGCCGGTCAGGTTCTTGCGGAAATTTTACCGCTGGAAGCTGCCAGACAGGGGTACGATACGCGCTTTGTTCTCGACAAGGCCGTCTTTCCCATGGGCGGCAACACCCGCGTTGATCCCCGCTATCCCAACTATCTGCTCGCCTCCGCCAAGGGGTATGTTTTTTACCTCAACGGCAAAATTACCGTCAAAACCCTGCTCAACGTGCGCCAGGACGTGAGCTTTCAGACCGGCAACATCTTTTTTGTGGGTGATATGGCTGTGCACGGCTCTGTGCGCGCGGGCTTTTCCGTGCAGGGCAACAACGTGCGCATCATGGGCATGGTTGAGGGTGGCGTGGTGCGCGCCCGGCGCGACCTTTTGGTTGAAGGCGGCGTTCGTGGCGGCGCGGGCAAGCACAGCAAGGTTGACGCGGGCGACAAGCTCATGACCACGTTTCTTGAGAGCGTGGAGGCCCGCGCACGCGGCAACATGGTGATCGAAAAAACCTGCCTGTACAGCACCATATATGCTGGCAGCAACATGGTAGTGCGCGACAAGCTCTACGGCGGCATCGTCAACGCCTACGGCAGCGTGTATGTGGGCAACCAACTGGGCAACAAGGCTGCGCTTGCCACCAAGGTGTACCTTGGCTACGACCCTCTGAGCATACGCCAGCTGGAAAAGATCGACAAAATTATTGCCCAGCTTTCGCAAACCATCACCCACCTCAACGCCATTGCCGGGCACCTGCCGCCAGAAACCAACGATGCCTCGCGCAAACTGCAGGCCCTGCGGCTACAGCGCAGACAGCTCATCAACCGGCGCGACGAACTGTGGAGCAGACTGGCGCAGGACGAAAGCTACATGCAGAACTGCCGCCTGCTCTGCCAGGGAACAGTGTACCCCGGTGTGGAAATTTCCATCGGGCGGGCATTTATGGTTGTGGACAAAATCTACAAGTGCACCCTTTTCCGCCTTGTGGATAACGAAATTATTTCGGAACCAATGCAGCCCGCCCAGACGAGCACCAAACGATGA
- a CDS encoding glycosyltransferase produces MTLPHTPCFTAVFSHHTSTQAQSGQTPAEIHASKSAKAGLSGVAPHAIPHDVEVQLGDRVFHMLHPGGAERETAVVDAQLQELQHGCLPVLLGCGLGHALGHVLHRSNGPVAVVEKETDLQAITHVLQNLPAEFAQRVTLITSDQPQEALVELTHWQMRHGGMRLLPLTLPFYLRLDRNYYGGLQKELAASAKFDFWSKATGPRFVNDSPRVLLLTSKYFLMGELEGACRKLGIEHKLVVLSDDTVARTDFVQQLLEAVISFRPDCCITLNHMGVDVEGVLMDLLARLQLPLASWFVDNPHLIIHLYTRCVSPWTTLFTWDSDNIPSLQAAGFDNVFYLPLGTDPDRFHPAKGASAPAVWKADLSFVGNSMVYKVGGRLKNGRFPRALLLTFHAVSREFMESDQRSVADFLKNCRPDAYQHYEALPDNEAKLAYETAVTWQATRLYRNGCVRRLLPLHPLIVGDTGWKVEFRHEAQQPRYMDALSYYHDLPLFYPQSVINFNCTSKQMKGAVNQRVFDVPATGSFVLTDWREQMEQLFEPHEMACFREPDEAPDMVRHYLAHPQERQRIVKAARKRVLSCHTWQHRLQTMLERMREVYGTPAARGTARG; encoded by the coding sequence ATGACACTGCCTCATACGCCGTGCTTTACGGCGGTCTTTTCTCACCATACCAGCACTCAGGCACAATCGGGCCAAACTCCAGCCGAAATTCACGCCAGCAAATCTGCAAAAGCCGGATTATCCGGCGTTGCGCCCCATGCCATACCCCATGATGTAGAAGTGCAGCTGGGCGACCGCGTTTTTCACATGCTGCACCCAGGCGGTGCCGAAAGGGAAACCGCAGTAGTCGATGCCCAGTTGCAGGAGCTGCAACACGGCTGCCTGCCGGTGCTGCTCGGTTGCGGCCTTGGTCACGCCCTGGGGCATGTATTGCACCGCAGTAATGGGCCGGTTGCCGTGGTGGAGAAGGAAACCGACCTGCAGGCCATCACGCATGTGCTGCAAAACCTGCCTGCAGAGTTCGCGCAGCGCGTAACACTCATCACCAGTGATCAGCCGCAGGAAGCGCTTGTCGAACTTACCCACTGGCAAATGCGCCACGGGGGCATGCGCCTGCTGCCTCTGACTCTGCCCTTCTACCTGCGGCTCGACCGCAACTATTACGGCGGACTGCAAAAAGAACTGGCCGCCAGTGCGAAGTTCGACTTCTGGAGCAAAGCCACCGGGCCACGCTTTGTGAACGACAGCCCCCGGGTGCTGCTGCTGACCAGCAAATACTTTTTGATGGGTGAACTTGAGGGCGCATGCCGCAAGCTGGGCATTGAACACAAACTGGTGGTGCTTAGCGACGATACGGTGGCCCGCACCGATTTCGTACAGCAGCTGCTTGAAGCGGTCATCTCGTTCAGACCAGACTGCTGCATCACGCTCAACCATATGGGCGTGGATGTGGAAGGCGTGCTGATGGACCTTCTGGCACGTCTACAGCTGCCCCTTGCCTCGTGGTTTGTGGACAATCCCCACCTCATCATCCACCTGTACACGCGCTGCGTAAGCCCCTGGACAACCCTGTTTACGTGGGATTCAGACAACATTCCCTCACTGCAGGCCGCTGGCTTTGACAACGTTTTCTATCTGCCACTGGGTACGGATCCCGACCGGTTTCACCCCGCCAAAGGAGCTTCAGCCCCAGCCGTCTGGAAGGCAGACCTCTCTTTTGTGGGCAATTCCATGGTGTACAAGGTGGGCGGCAGACTCAAAAACGGCCGTTTTCCCCGTGCTCTGCTACTGACATTTCACGCTGTTTCGCGCGAATTTATGGAAAGTGACCAGCGTTCGGTGGCCGATTTTCTCAAAAACTGCCGTCCCGATGCCTACCAACACTATGAAGCACTGCCCGATAACGAGGCAAAGCTGGCCTACGAAACGGCCGTCACATGGCAGGCAACGCGTCTCTACCGCAACGGCTGCGTGCGCCGCCTGCTGCCCCTGCACCCCCTCATTGTGGGTGATACAGGCTGGAAGGTGGAATTCCGCCACGAGGCCCAGCAGCCACGTTATATGGACGCGCTGAGCTATTACCACGATCTGCCGCTTTTTTATCCCCAGTCAGTCATCAATTTCAACTGTACCAGCAAGCAGATGAAAGGCGCTGTAAACCAGCGGGTATTTGATGTGCCTGCAACTGGCAGTTTTGTGCTTACCGACTGGCGTGAACAGATGGAGCAGCTTTTTGAGCCGCACGAAATGGCCTGTTTTCGCGAACCGGACGAAGCCCCGGACATGGTGCGCCATTATCTTGCGCACCCGCAGGAACGCCAGCGTATTGTAAAGGCCGCCCGCAAGCGTGTGCTTTCCTGCCACACATGGCAGCACAGGCTGCAAACCATGCTGGAACGCATGCGCGAGGTTTACGGTACTCCTGCTGCCCGTGGCACTGCCAGAGGCTGA
- a CDS encoding glycosyltransferase family 9 protein, whose amino-acid sequence MAADPILVLQMHRMGDLILTFPLLVRLRQLWPQNPLWVVAEPAFFEQLMPLAPDAVFFPSSHCEALAMRRYAAAINLSSSPVAAQTMARLESPVKLGPVANGNSLHIQGFWQLYRTALTQNNHANAFHWADLHLLDLAPSPSLACVGHSRPTPAGTRRVGLVLGASEAAKRPDAGFWARLALRLAAADLTPIFLGGKGEMELGQEVAQRTGLTQANLCGKLTLREVAALMGTLDLCVTPDTGPMHLADFLGVPVLNLSMGPVHARETGPSASDQWVLRAAMSCVGCWQCTRGRLYCKQAFLPAPVAKIIMDIHTGLATATAPTVTDAKGLALYRTGRDALGLHTLRRVSTQPEASCRPLLEDVWQAAFLYLYDSTQEALLRQRLTLLHTTHPRLAQSLAEHIARLCAICSNHLKQRSPLPDDFWRRQPGMIRLFTGHMHMFLQNTVFSDQGWHMAVQRLAALAPLFANPA is encoded by the coding sequence ATGGCGGCTGATCCTATTCTGGTGCTGCAGATGCACCGCATGGGCGACCTGATTCTGACCTTTCCGCTGCTCGTGCGCCTGCGTCAGCTGTGGCCGCAAAATCCCCTGTGGGTGGTGGCCGAGCCTGCCTTTTTTGAGCAGCTCATGCCACTGGCTCCCGATGCCGTATTCTTTCCCTCCTCGCACTGCGAGGCCCTCGCCATGCGCAGATATGCGGCGGCCATTAACCTGAGCAGCAGCCCGGTTGCAGCCCAAACCATGGCCCGGCTGGAATCACCCGTCAAACTGGGGCCTGTGGCCAATGGCAACTCGCTGCATATACAGGGTTTCTGGCAGCTCTACCGTACCGCCCTTACCCAGAACAACCACGCCAACGCCTTTCACTGGGCCGACCTGCATCTGCTCGACCTTGCGCCTAGCCCAAGCCTTGCCTGCGTGGGGCATTCGCGCCCTACGCCCGCCGGCACGCGCCGGGTGGGGCTGGTGCTTGGGGCCAGCGAGGCCGCCAAACGCCCTGACGCCGGATTCTGGGCGCGCCTTGCACTGCGGCTGGCTGCGGCCGATCTGACACCCATATTTCTGGGCGGCAAGGGCGAGATGGAACTGGGGCAGGAGGTGGCCCAGCGCACCGGGCTTACGCAGGCCAACCTGTGCGGCAAACTGACGCTGCGCGAGGTGGCGGCGCTTATGGGCACGCTTGACCTGTGCGTTACGCCCGATACCGGCCCCATGCATTTGGCCGACTTTCTGGGTGTGCCAGTGCTCAATCTTTCCATGGGGCCAGTGCACGCACGCGAAACCGGACCTTCGGCCTCTGACCAGTGGGTGCTGCGCGCCGCCATGAGCTGTGTTGGCTGCTGGCAGTGCACCCGTGGCAGACTGTATTGCAAGCAGGCCTTTTTGCCCGCGCCTGTAGCCAAAATTATCATGGACATCCACACGGGCCTTGCAACCGCCACAGCCCCCACGGTCACAGATGCAAAGGGGCTGGCCCTGTACCGCACGGGGCGCGACGCGCTGGGCCTGCACACGCTCAGGCGGGTTTCGACCCAGCCAGAGGCATCCTGCCGCCCCCTTCTGGAAGACGTGTGGCAGGCAGCATTTCTGTATCTTTATGATTCTACGCAAGAAGCTCTGCTACGGCAAAGACTGACGCTGCTGCATACGACACACCCCCGGTTGGCCCAAAGCCTGGCGGAGCACATTGCCAGACTCTGCGCCATTTGCAGCAACCATCTCAAGCAGCGCAGCCCTCTGCCCGACGACTTCTGGCGCAGGCAACCCGGCATGATACGCCTCTTTACCGGCCACATGCACATGTTTTTGCAAAACACCGTTTTCAGCGATCAGGGCTGGCACATGGCCGTGCAGCGCCTGGCAGCGCTGGCCCCACTTTTTGCCAACCCTGCCTGA